A stretch of the Streptococcus suis genome encodes the following:
- a CDS encoding XRE family transcriptional regulator: MTTAEMNKELCEQMNISVSELARRIGQTPQNFNKKLKRETVTFDDLKTIADVLGVRFEQSFILPDGEEIKISNE, from the coding sequence ATGACTACGGCAGAAATGAATAAAGAACTGTGTGAGCAAATGAATATAAGTGTTTCCGAACTTGCTAGACGTATTGGTCAGACACCACAAAATTTCAACAAGAAATTGAAGCGAGAAACAGTAACCTTTGATGATTTGAAAACCATCGCAGATGTACTGGGTGTCAGGTTTGAGCAGTCTTTTATTTTACCAGACGGAGAAGAAATAAAAATATCTAACGAATAA
- a CDS encoding copper chaperone: MQKATIQLETLTCPSCMQKIENGVKSLDGVSKESLKVLFNSSKVRVEFDDEKVSIKDIENAIDKLGYEVMKSQVKAL; this comes from the coding sequence ATGCAAAAAGCAACAATTCAATTAGAAACATTAACATGTCCATCATGTATGCAAAAAATAGAGAATGGTGTGAAATCTTTGGACGGGGTAAGTAAAGAAAGTTTAAAAGTACTATTTAATTCAAGCAAGGTGAGGGTGGAATTTGACGATGAAAAAGTATCTATAAAAGATATTGAAAATGCCATCGATAAATTAGGATATGAAGTTATGAAATCTCAAGTAAAAGCTTTATAA
- a CDS encoding conjugal transfer protein: MEDILEYSIQLAMLRQLLSEKLINKQEHFNIKKLLMERYNISSDLTC; the protein is encoded by the coding sequence ATGGAGGACATATTAGAATATAGCATTCAGCTTGCCATGCTCAGGCAATTATTAAGTGAAAAGCTAATAAACAAGCAAGAACACTTTAATATTAAAAAGCTTCTTATGGAAAGGTATAATATTTCTTCAGATTTGACCTGCTAA
- a CDS encoding DNA/RNA non-specific endonuclease codes for MKKIRIICLLILVFVFSGIPVHANQTNIDYPSLNLLTFKKEKQLVLGEFDSLGRATSAHIQLQDKDEPKKRREPKIKYNPVGWHNYKLAYGNQGKKSWLFNRGHLIGYQFSGLKDEGKNLVPLTAWTNSGHYKGTNSNNSEGMLYYEKRLDSWLATHPNFWLDYQVKPIYTGNELIPRQVVLQYVGLDESGNLINIQLSGSKESVDSNGITTVVLENYSKNATIDYLKGTATPSLVPTEESSQSSSSSSAVESQPSESSESVEASQPATQLATVVYIARNGSADVYWYSKENMPSNTNLSKVIEMSEEKALSLGKRHTTKE; via the coding sequence ATGAAAAAGATACGAATTATTTGCCTTCTTATTTTAGTCTTTGTTTTTTCTGGTATTCCAGTCCATGCTAATCAAACGAATATTGATTACCCAAGTCTTAACTTGCTTACCTTTAAAAAGGAAAAACAGCTGGTTCTTGGAGAGTTTGATAGTCTAGGTAGAGCTACATCAGCTCACATTCAGTTACAAGATAAAGATGAGCCTAAAAAACGGAGAGAACCCAAAATAAAATACAATCCCGTCGGTTGGCATAACTATAAACTAGCTTATGGGAATCAAGGCAAGAAGTCATGGTTATTTAATAGGGGCCACCTGATAGGATATCAGTTTAGTGGCCTGAAAGATGAGGGGAAAAATCTGGTTCCGTTGACTGCTTGGACCAATAGCGGTCATTATAAGGGGACGAATTCCAATAACAGCGAAGGAATGCTCTACTATGAGAAACGTCTGGACAGTTGGCTGGCGACTCATCCCAATTTTTGGTTAGACTATCAAGTAAAACCGATTTATACTGGAAATGAATTGATACCGCGTCAAGTAGTTCTTCAGTATGTTGGACTTGATGAGTCAGGGAATCTGATCAATATTCAACTCAGCGGTTCAAAAGAATCTGTAGATAGCAATGGAATTACTACGGTCGTTTTAGAGAATTACTCTAAAAATGCCACAATTGATTACTTGAAAGGAACTGCAACACCGTCCCTGGTTCCAACTGAGGAGAGTAGTCAGTCATCCTCTTCTAGCTCAGCGGTTGAATCGCAACCAAGTGAGAGTAGTGAGAGTGTAGAAGCATCACAACCAGCCACTCAGCTGGCAACTGTTGTGTATATTGCAAGGAACGGAAGTGCAGATGTCTATTGGTATTCAAAAGAAAATATGCCATCCAATACAAATTTGTCAAAAGTTATTGAGATGTCAGAAGAGAAAGCACTCAGTCTAGGAAAACGTCATACGACGAAAGAATAG
- a CDS encoding phospho-sugar mutase, translated as MTYQESYQTWLDFADLPDYLREELVAMDEKTKEDAFYTNLEFGTAGMRGYIGAGTNRINIFVVRQATEGLAKLVESKGEEAKKRGVAIAYDSRHFSPEFAFESAQVLAAHGIKSYVFESLRPTPELSFAVRHYNAIAGIMVTASHNPKEFNGYKVYGEDGGQMPPADAAALTDYIRDIDNPFAVELADLKASKENGLITVLGEETDVKYLEELKDLSINPELIAEYGKDMKIVYTPLHGTGEMLARRALAQAGFESVQVVEAQATPDPDFSTVASPNPESQAAFALAEELGREVDADVLLATDPDADRVGVEVRQADGSYWNLSGNQIGAIIAKYILEANKQAGTLPANAALAKSIVSTELVTKIAESYGATMFNVLTGFKFIAEKIQEFEEKHNYTYMFGFEESFGYLIKPFVRDKDAIQAVLIVAEIAAYYRSRGMTLADGIDEIFKEYGYFAEKTISVTLSGKDGAEQIKAIMAKFRDNSPEQFNATDIAVFEDFALQAKTDKDGNVEKLTTPPSDVLKYTLADDSWFAVRPSGTEPKIKFYIATVGETLAEAEEKIANIEKEINVFVG; from the coding sequence ATGACTTATCAAGAATCCTATCAAACTTGGCTCGACTTTGCTGATCTACCTGACTATTTGCGTGAAGAATTGGTCGCAATGGATGAAAAGACAAAGGAAGATGCATTTTACACAAACCTTGAATTTGGTACTGCTGGTATGCGTGGTTACATAGGTGCTGGTACTAACCGCATTAACATATTTGTTGTCCGTCAAGCTACTGAAGGTTTGGCCAAGTTGGTAGAATCCAAAGGTGAAGAAGCTAAAAAACGTGGTGTTGCAATTGCTTATGACTCACGTCACTTCTCGCCAGAATTTGCCTTTGAATCTGCTCAAGTTTTGGCAGCACATGGTATCAAATCATACGTCTTTGAAAGCCTTCGTCCAACTCCCGAACTCTCATTTGCAGTTCGTCATTATAATGCTATCGCAGGTATCATGGTGACTGCCAGCCACAACCCGAAAGAATTCAACGGTTACAAAGTATATGGTGAAGACGGCGGACAAATGCCACCAGCAGATGCTGCTGCTTTGACCGACTATATCCGTGACATTGATAATCCATTTGCTGTTGAATTGGCTGATCTTAAAGCAAGTAAAGAAAATGGTTTAATCACCGTTCTTGGTGAAGAAACAGACGTAAAATACCTTGAAGAATTAAAAGATTTGAGTATCAATCCTGAATTGATTGCTGAATATGGTAAAGATATGAAGATTGTCTACACACCTCTTCATGGTACTGGGGAAATGTTGGCTCGTCGTGCTCTTGCACAAGCTGGTTTTGAATCTGTGCAAGTCGTAGAAGCTCAAGCGACTCCAGATCCTGATTTCTCAACTGTTGCTTCTCCAAACCCAGAAAGCCAAGCTGCTTTTGCATTGGCAGAAGAATTAGGTCGTGAAGTAGATGCTGACGTTCTTCTTGCAACAGACCCTGATGCGGACCGTGTTGGTGTTGAAGTACGCCAAGCAGATGGTTCTTACTGGAACCTTTCTGGTAACCAAATCGGTGCTATTATCGCCAAATATATTTTAGAAGCTAACAAGCAAGCGGGTACACTTCCTGCAAACGCTGCCCTTGCTAAATCAATCGTATCAACAGAGTTGGTTACTAAGATTGCTGAAAGTTACGGCGCAACCATGTTCAACGTCTTGACAGGTTTCAAATTCATTGCCGAAAAAATTCAAGAATTTGAAGAAAAACACAACTACACTTACATGTTTGGTTTTGAAGAAAGCTTTGGTTACCTTATCAAGCCATTTGTACGTGATAAAGACGCTATCCAAGCCGTTTTAATCGTTGCTGAGATTGCTGCCTACTATCGTTCTCGTGGCATGACCTTAGCTGATGGTATTGATGAAATCTTCAAAGAATATGGATACTTTGCTGAGAAAACTATTTCAGTTACTCTTTCTGGTAAAGATGGTGCAGAACAAATCAAGGCTATCATGGCTAAATTCCGTGATAACTCACCAGAACAATTTAACGCCACAGATATCGCAGTCTTTGAAGACTTTGCCCTTCAAGCCAAGACTGACAAAGATGGAAATGTTGAAAAACTCACTACTCCTCCATCTGATGTTTTGAAATATACCTTGGCTGATGATTCATGGTTTGCAGTACGTCCTTCTGGAACAGAACCAAAAATCAAATTCTATATTGCGACTGTCGGTGAAACACTGGCTGAAGCAGAAGAAAAAATCGCCAATATTGAAAAAGAAATCAACGTATTTGTTGGTTAA
- a CDS encoding DUF1722 domain-containing protein, giving the protein MKPKILISKCLGFDNCRYDGSIVQFDLLDKMKDQIEFIPLCPEIEIGLGLPRESLRLIKVQDGIELVQPKSKKYLTYDMKKYSQEILKDISDIDGIILKGRSPSCGIKDAKVYSGMEKSPVIGKSMGLFAAEMEKHFPYLPIEEEGRLTNLIIREHFFTKLYAIFNFKKMAQNKSIKKLADYHAKNKYLYFAYNQTLKNKLGLIVANHEKLETNIVLDNYFKEMVKLFSKLPSKKNYINAYQHIFGYFSKFASKEEKVFILQLMEKYRNGKIDKSAIASILKVYSIKYNIEYLLGQTIFEPFPEELLSLNDSGKL; this is encoded by the coding sequence GTGAAACCAAAAATCTTAATTAGTAAGTGTTTAGGTTTTGATAATTGCAGATATGATGGTTCTATTGTACAATTCGATCTATTAGATAAAATGAAAGATCAAATTGAATTTATTCCACTGTGCCCTGAGATAGAAATTGGTTTAGGATTACCAAGAGAAAGTCTGCGTTTAATTAAAGTGCAAGACGGTATAGAATTGGTTCAACCTAAATCTAAAAAATATTTAACGTATGATATGAAAAAATATTCCCAAGAGATTCTTAAAGATATTTCCGATATAGATGGAATTATATTAAAAGGACGATCACCATCTTGTGGGATAAAAGATGCTAAAGTATACTCGGGTATGGAAAAATCTCCTGTAATCGGCAAAAGTATGGGTTTATTTGCGGCTGAGATGGAAAAGCATTTCCCTTATTTGCCAATTGAAGAAGAAGGGAGATTAACAAACCTGATAATAAGAGAGCATTTTTTTACAAAACTATATGCGATTTTTAATTTTAAAAAAATGGCACAAAATAAATCTATAAAAAAATTAGCGGATTATCATGCAAAAAATAAATATTTATATTTTGCTTATAATCAAACATTAAAAAACAAATTAGGGTTAATTGTTGCAAATCATGAAAAATTAGAAACAAATATAGTGTTAGATAATTACTTTAAAGAAATGGTAAAATTATTTTCGAAACTACCTTCTAAAAAGAATTACATTAATGCTTATCAACATATATTTGGGTATTTTTCGAAATTCGCGAGCAAAGAAGAAAAAGTGTTTATCTTACAATTAATGGAAAAATACAGAAATGGAAAGATTGACAAATCTGCCATAGCGAGTATTTTAAAAGTTTACTCTATAAAATATAATATTGAATACTTGTTAGGACAAACTATATTCGAGCCGTTTCCAGAAGAATTACTTTCACTAAATGATAGTGGTAAGCTTTAA
- a CDS encoding Crp/Fnr family transcriptional regulator — protein sequence MHEIKNQCIEKQGYHDVTHTHHQGHESASHASCITVVPIFNHLEGEQMDEIMKVTKSTSFKKGEVIYREGDISDLLYIVSKGKIRIYRLSESGKEQLVRILNPGDFTGELALFRESIQEAYAEAMSDTDVCMISRNDLQEFLLKYPTISLKILSEFSNRLETSEKQTTRFATEKVDTRLALFLAECMESGDVPMEIELPMSKKDLASYLGTTPETISRKLADLENEGCIKQKSGRKIEILDLDGLLLV from the coding sequence ATGCATGAAATTAAAAATCAATGTATAGAAAAACAAGGGTATCACGATGTTACTCACACTCATCATCAAGGACATGAGTCAGCTTCACACGCTTCATGTATCACTGTAGTTCCGATCTTTAATCATTTAGAAGGAGAACAGATGGATGAAATTATGAAAGTAACGAAATCGACCTCTTTTAAAAAGGGTGAAGTAATTTACCGAGAGGGAGATATATCCGACTTGTTATATATTGTAAGTAAAGGGAAAATTCGAATTTACCGTTTGTCTGAATCAGGAAAAGAACAATTAGTGAGAATATTAAATCCAGGCGATTTCACGGGAGAGCTTGCCTTGTTCCGCGAATCAATTCAGGAAGCATATGCAGAAGCAATGAGTGATACCGATGTATGTATGATTAGTAGAAATGATTTACAAGAATTTTTATTAAAGTACCCTACTATATCTTTGAAGATTTTATCGGAATTCTCTAACCGATTAGAAACATCAGAAAAACAAACAACTAGATTTGCCACAGAGAAGGTAGATACTAGATTAGCACTGTTTCTTGCAGAATGCATGGAAAGCGGAGATGTTCCAATGGAAATTGAATTGCCAATGAGTAAGAAGGACTTAGCCTCTTATCTAGGAACTACTCCAGAAACTATTAGTAGAAAGTTAGCTGACCTTGAAAATGAAGGATGTATAAAACAAAAATCAGGTAGAAAGATTGAGATTTTGGATTTAGATGGATTGTTGTTGGTATAG
- a CDS encoding tryptophan-rich sensory protein: protein MNRSIKMKERKKAIINILLLFLTLVINALGALGLINGYSQKEVSDRYLTLITPSPTTFSIWSIIYILVILSCILMVIRSDNDYYKNVINRITSLFRFSSLFNILWIISFSYLQLELSVIFIVAFLFSLSLILEKLLSIKSKGHFIIPLSFGIYAGWLFIATVVNISVTLVKLNWNGFGISDTLWAFTILIVAVVIVFLVNVKNKNAVFPLPIAWAYFGINNFLKSSQGFSGSYPILEKASIVGMILLIMISIFRFYKNNYKIIPTT, encoded by the coding sequence ATGAATAGGAGTATAAAAATGAAAGAAAGAAAAAAAGCAATTATAAATATATTACTATTATTTTTAACACTTGTAATAAATGCCCTCGGAGCCCTCGGTCTAATCAATGGCTATTCACAAAAAGAGGTATCTGACAGATATTTGACCCTGATAACTCCAAGCCCAACTACATTCAGTATTTGGAGCATAATTTATATTCTTGTAATTTTATCATGTATTTTAATGGTAATTAGAAGTGATAATGATTACTATAAAAACGTTATAAATAGAATTACTTCGCTCTTCCGCTTTTCTAGTTTATTCAACATATTATGGATTATATCATTTTCTTATCTACAATTAGAATTGTCAGTTATTTTTATTGTTGCCTTTTTATTTTCGCTATCATTAATATTAGAAAAATTATTATCAATAAAATCTAAAGGGCATTTTATAATACCTTTATCATTTGGAATATATGCCGGTTGGCTTTTTATAGCAACAGTTGTAAACATATCTGTAACTTTGGTTAAACTCAACTGGAATGGATTTGGAATATCTGACACTTTGTGGGCTTTTACAATCTTAATAGTAGCTGTAGTGATTGTATTTCTAGTCAACGTAAAAAATAAAAACGCTGTATTCCCTTTACCGATAGCCTGGGCTTATTTTGGAATCAATAATTTTCTTAAATCAAGCCAAGGCTTTTCGGGATCGTATCCTATATTAGAAAAAGCATCTATAGTAGGGATGATTTTACTTATAATGATATCAATTTTTAGATTTTATAAAAACAATTACAAAATTATTCCTACCACTTAA
- a CDS encoding magnesium transporter CorA family protein produces the protein MIEKRFGNNNELSWIIIHSEREMIDKQLVEDYGLDKELVSYALDKNERAHLKYNAKLDRLLLIFNLLDITKEDNYYETTPMAFIVQQNQFITIFNARNAYFLEKLEKYLMDHSVMSCFQFLFAALTLTSKEYFPILDQLESDKEILNFKLRKRTTKQLLFELSDLETGSVYLLTAANQNVLLLEQLRNYPHIQKLGSIELEQLDDALIEAEQLSAMTQLDSQILRQLSGAYNNILNNNLNDKLTILTVISILLAVLAVITGFFGMNVQLPWQNEPLAWIWIVIMSLVLLFIITTLLNWIMSRRN, from the coding sequence GTGATTGAAAAACGTTTTGGCAACAATAATGAGCTGAGCTGGATTATTATCCATTCAGAAAGAGAAATGATAGACAAACAATTAGTCGAAGATTATGGATTAGATAAAGAATTGGTCTCATATGCATTAGACAAAAATGAAAGGGCTCATTTAAAATACAATGCAAAACTCGATCGATTGTTATTGATTTTTAATCTATTAGATATAACAAAAGAGGATAATTATTATGAAACAACACCGATGGCCTTTATCGTGCAACAGAATCAATTTATCACAATTTTTAATGCAAGAAATGCCTATTTCCTGGAAAAATTAGAAAAGTACTTGATGGACCATTCCGTTATGTCCTGTTTTCAATTTCTTTTTGCAGCCCTTACCTTAACTTCTAAAGAATATTTTCCCATACTAGATCAATTGGAAAGTGATAAAGAGATTCTTAATTTCAAACTAAGGAAGAGAACAACTAAGCAACTGCTATTTGAATTATCGGACTTAGAAACAGGTTCAGTCTATTTACTGACAGCGGCAAACCAAAATGTTCTGCTTTTAGAACAATTGAGAAACTATCCGCATATTCAGAAGCTTGGTAGTATCGAACTTGAACAATTAGATGATGCATTGATTGAAGCGGAGCAATTGTCAGCCATGACACAATTGGATTCTCAGATTCTACGACAACTTTCTGGTGCCTACAATAATATCTTGAACAATAACTTGAATGACAAGCTTACCATTCTAACAGTCATCTCCATTTTACTCGCTGTTTTAGCTGTAATAACAGGATTCTTTGGAATGAACGTTCAGCTACCATGGCAAAACGAGCCACTGGCATGGATTTGGATTGTAATAATGTCTTTGGTACTGCTCTTCATTATTACAACACTATTAAACTGGATAATGTCAAGAAGAAATTAG
- a CDS encoding heavy metal translocating P-type ATPase, whose translation MQNFILGRKNHITIVSAILIIIAFVSKLGFENEQIAIWALVIASILGVSPIAIQAYQALKVKVVSIDVLVTIAVIGAFIVRNYEESAIVTFLFLFGAFLEQRTLNKTRSAIKELTQMAPESALKQVENGEFEEVEIDEVDVGDILLVKTGAKIPVDGTVLTGEGHINEASITGEAVPVSKKKDSGVYAGTILENGTIQITADRVGENTTFGKIIELVEEAQDSKSEAERFIDRFSKYYTPAVLVLSFIVWIFSRDIELAITILVLGCPGALVIGVPVSNVAGIGNGARHGVLLKGSEVISDFSRLDTMVFDKTGTLTIGNPKVADKEIYTDNVDEVLGYLASVEKESDHPLAKAIVEYIGDIKLYTVEKTDVVKGGGIVAHVEGHKVAVGNVALMEQENILLSEKARADIARFEKNGNSLVLTSVDGELKALMGIRDQIRPGVKDDLKKLKKLGVKNLVVLSGDNQGTVDLVARELGLTEAHGHMLPEDKATYIKELQEKGQIVAFVGDGVNDSPSLALAQIGIAMGNGTDVAIETSDVVLMNSDFSRLPHALGLTKATANNMLQNIIIAVGVVLVLLASVFFSEWMNMSIGMLVHEASILVVILNGMRLLHYKLRK comes from the coding sequence ATGCAAAATTTTATATTAGGAAGAAAAAACCATATTACAATAGTAAGTGCAATTTTAATAATAATTGCATTTGTCAGTAAATTAGGCTTCGAAAACGAACAAATAGCCATATGGGCATTAGTAATTGCTTCAATTTTGGGAGTTTCACCTATTGCGATTCAAGCGTATCAAGCATTAAAAGTCAAAGTAGTTAGTATTGATGTTTTAGTTACCATTGCAGTTATCGGAGCCTTTATAGTTAGAAACTACGAAGAATCAGCAATTGTTACATTTTTATTTCTATTTGGAGCTTTTCTAGAACAAAGGACACTTAATAAAACACGTTCTGCAATTAAAGAATTAACTCAAATGGCACCAGAAAGTGCCTTAAAACAAGTGGAAAATGGTGAGTTTGAAGAAGTAGAAATAGATGAAGTTGATGTAGGAGATATTTTGCTTGTTAAAACGGGTGCAAAAATCCCAGTTGACGGTACAGTGTTAACAGGAGAAGGGCATATTAATGAAGCAAGTATTACAGGAGAAGCGGTTCCTGTAAGTAAAAAGAAAGATTCTGGGGTATATGCCGGAACAATTTTAGAAAATGGAACTATTCAAATCACTGCTGATCGTGTAGGTGAGAATACTACTTTTGGTAAAATCATTGAGTTGGTTGAAGAAGCACAGGATTCAAAATCAGAAGCAGAACGTTTCATTGATAGATTTTCTAAATACTACACACCAGCTGTTTTAGTTCTCTCTTTTATTGTATGGATATTTTCAAGGGATATTGAACTTGCAATTACAATATTAGTTTTAGGATGTCCAGGAGCATTGGTAATCGGTGTACCCGTTTCAAACGTCGCGGGGATTGGCAATGGAGCACGTCATGGAGTCCTTCTAAAAGGTAGCGAGGTTATTAGTGACTTTAGCAGACTAGATACCATGGTATTTGACAAAACAGGCACATTAACAATAGGAAATCCCAAAGTAGCTGATAAAGAAATTTATACAGATAATGTAGATGAAGTATTAGGGTATCTAGCAAGTGTTGAAAAGGAATCAGATCATCCATTAGCAAAAGCAATTGTAGAATACATTGGAGATATAAAATTATATACAGTTGAAAAAACAGATGTTGTAAAAGGTGGAGGAATTGTAGCTCATGTAGAAGGTCATAAAGTTGCAGTCGGTAATGTGGCACTAATGGAGCAAGAAAATATTCTTTTAAGTGAAAAAGCTCGTGCAGATATTGCCAGATTTGAGAAAAATGGAAATTCACTTGTTTTAACATCAGTTGATGGTGAATTAAAAGCATTGATGGGTATTCGTGATCAAATTCGCCCGGGTGTAAAAGATGATCTTAAAAAGTTGAAAAAACTTGGTGTTAAAAATCTAGTAGTTCTTTCTGGTGATAACCAAGGAACAGTTGATTTAGTAGCACGTGAACTAGGACTTACAGAAGCTCATGGACATATGTTGCCAGAAGATAAAGCAACATATATTAAAGAGTTACAAGAAAAAGGTCAAATCGTGGCATTTGTTGGAGATGGAGTAAATGATAGTCCTTCACTAGCTCTAGCACAAATTGGAATTGCTATGGGAAATGGAACAGATGTAGCAATTGAAACTTCAGATGTTGTTTTAATGAATTCAGATTTCAGCCGCTTGCCACATGCATTAGGTTTAACAAAAGCAACCGCTAATAACATGCTTCAAAATATTATTATTGCAGTAGGGGTTGTATTAGTCCTTCTTGCCAGCGTATTCTTTAGTGAATGGATGAACATGTCAATCGGTATGTTAGTACATGAAGCAAGTATATTAGTAGTGATTTTAAATGGTATGAGACTTCTTCACTATAAATTAAGAAAATAA
- a CDS encoding iron-sulfur cluster repair di-iron protein, ric, translated as MSRELNFNQVKETHLKTLAQYVPVVAKVHGGNHPEFYQVRKVYDELAKNAKDAGVEKPDLKEEFVKLREITDNYTVPGDVCESYEAVYNMLAELDKAYEAYKKTNKAMKRYK; from the coding sequence ATGTCAAGAGAATTAAATTTTAATCAAGTAAAGGAAACTCATTTAAAAACATTAGCACAATATGTTCCAGTTGTAGCAAAAGTTCATGGAGGAAATCATCCAGAATTCTACCAGGTTCGTAAAGTATATGATGAACTTGCAAAGAATGCAAAAGATGCGGGAGTAGAAAAGCCGGACTTAAAAGAGGAGTTTGTAAAATTACGTGAAATCACAGATAATTATACAGTTCCAGGTGATGTATGCGAAAGTTATGAAGCAGTATATAACATGTTAGCAGAATTAGATAAAGCATATGAAGCATACAAGAAAACAAACAAAGCAATGAAAAGATATAAATAA
- a CDS encoding deoxyribodipyrimidine photo-lyase has translation MGNSVLWIRNDFRFHDNTALINAINDIKDNENLIFIYHLDPELIKMETTSYAYFFSSLNSYYESCLKKGLDIYFLYGEILTCFDTLLNEFSNIDKIYYNTIECGYGKSQEQKLNGFLKRKNVEVFSFYDHHLHSANKVLKEDNSHYKVFTHYYNKWMSSKKPEEQNIDYAKLSEIILSDFSKKDLIGKEKFIELRKLLNIDFSMFTGEENARECLADFMNSKLCSYNENREYPFLDGTSRLSHYLTTGQLSVREVFNAATMMPFSLGQEIFIKELAWRDFYNMIYYFHPNQHNEEIIEKYRYINWEYDEENFIKWKSGLTGFPIIDAAMRQLREEGWMHNRLRMITASFLIKDLLIDWRLGEKYFSEMLIDYDIASNIGGWQWAASVGTDAVPYFRIFNPITQSKKYDPEGKFIKRYVKELEDIPIQYIHEPFKFKKQLEENYGIDIKKLYVSPIVDHKTQRQKALEMFNI, from the coding sequence GTGGGAAATTCTGTTTTATGGATAAGAAATGATTTTAGATTTCATGATAATACCGCGCTTATTAATGCTATCAATGACATAAAGGATAATGAAAATCTTATATTTATATATCATTTAGATCCTGAGCTAATAAAGATGGAAACGACAAGTTATGCTTATTTTTTTTCTTCGTTGAATAGCTATTATGAAAGTTGTTTAAAAAAAGGTCTGGATATTTATTTTTTATATGGAGAAATTTTAACTTGTTTTGATACACTTCTCAATGAATTTAGTAACATAGACAAAATTTATTATAATACTATTGAATGCGGATATGGGAAATCTCAAGAACAAAAGTTGAATGGATTCCTAAAAAGAAAAAACGTTGAAGTTTTCTCATTTTATGACCATCATTTACACTCAGCAAACAAAGTATTGAAAGAGGACAATTCTCATTATAAAGTTTTTACACATTATTATAATAAATGGATGAGTAGCAAAAAACCTGAAGAACAGAATATTGATTATGCTAAACTATCTGAGATTATATTAAGCGATTTCAGTAAAAAAGATCTTATTGGTAAAGAAAAGTTTATTGAATTAAGAAAACTTTTGAATATTGACTTTTCTATGTTTACAGGAGAAGAGAATGCTAGAGAATGCCTTGCTGATTTTATGAACTCTAAACTTTGTAGTTACAACGAAAATAGAGAATATCCGTTTCTTGATGGAACAAGTCGTTTATCGCATTATTTAACAACAGGTCAGTTGTCTGTCAGAGAAGTATTCAATGCTGCAACAATGATGCCTTTTTCTCTGGGACAAGAAATATTTATTAAAGAGCTAGCCTGGAGAGATTTCTATAATATGATATACTATTTTCATCCAAATCAGCACAATGAAGAGATAATTGAAAAATATAGATATATTAATTGGGAATATGATGAGGAAAATTTTATAAAATGGAAATCTGGACTAACGGGATTCCCTATAATAGACGCAGCAATGCGCCAACTTAGAGAAGAGGGTTGGATGCACAATCGTCTTAGAATGATTACCGCTTCTTTTTTAATTAAAGACTTACTGATTGACTGGAGGCTAGGCGAAAAATATTTTTCTGAAATGCTCATAGACTATGATATTGCCTCTAACATTGGCGGGTGGCAATGGGCCGCATCTGTAGGAACTGATGCAGTCCCTTACTTTAGGATTTTTAACCCAATCACTCAAAGTAAGAAGTACGATCCTGAAGGTAAGTTTATAAAAAGGTATGTAAAGGAATTGGAAGATATTCCAATACAATATATACATGAACCCTTTAAATTTAAGAAACAACTAGAAGAAAACTACGGTATTGATATAAAAAAATTGTATGTAAGCCCTATAGTAGATCATAAAACGCAAAGACAAAAAGCGTTAGAAATGTTTAATATATAA
- a CDS encoding XRE family transcriptional regulator, translating to MTTAEMIKELCEQMNISVSELARRIGQTPQNFNKKLQRETVTLDELKAIADVLGVKFEQAFISPGGNEINISNE from the coding sequence ATGACTACGGCAGAAATGATTAAAGAACTGTGTGAGCAAATGAATATAAGTGTTTCCGAACTTGCTAGACGTATTGGACAGACACCACAAAATTTCAATAAAAAATTACAACGAGAAACAGTAACCTTGGATGAGTTGAAAGCCATCGCTGATGTGCTAGGTGTCAAGTTTGAGCAGGCATTTATTTCACCAGGTGGGAATGAGATAAATATATCTAATGAATAA